The DNA window GCGATCCCACGGCGTCGTCGATACCGGCCGGGGACTCGCGAGGGATCTCGAGACGATGCCCGAGATCCTGAAGGACGCGGGCTACGGCACCTACGCCTTCGTCGCCAGCCCGCAGATTCACCCCGAGCTGGGCTTCGCCCAGGGCTTCGACGAGTTCTTTCCTCTCTTTCGGGCCGCCCCTGGGGGCGTCGACGTCCTGCCCCAGGATCTGGCCGCGAGTGTCCCGGACGCCGAGGTGCTGGCGAAGGTCCTCGCAGAGCTGCCACGGATGGAGAAGACGCCCTATTTCGCCTACGTCCATCTGCTCGATCCGCACGGCCCCTACGAGCCCGCTGCCGCCGACCGCGAGGCGTTTACCGACCCCGACTACTCCGGACGGATCAGCGGGCGGATCGAAGACTTCGCGAAAGTGTCGCGCCTCGCGGCGAAACCCGCCGAGCTCGCCCAGTTCGTCGGGCTCTACGACGGCGAGGTTCGGGGCACCGACCGCGCGCTAGGCGAGTTCTTCGACGCCCTCGACCGCGCCGGGCGTCTGGCCGACACCCACGTCCTCGTGACCGCCGACCACGGTGAGGAGTTCCTCGAGCACGGCGGCACGGGCCACGGACGCAAGCTCTTCGAAGAGTCGATCCACATTCCGCTCCTCTGGCTCGGTCCGGAACTCCCCCGGGGCCGGCGTGTCCCCGAGGTGGGCGGCCT is part of the Thermoanaerobaculia bacterium genome and encodes:
- a CDS encoding sulfatase → MAALLSFMACARTPGGASDAQASVILIVVDTLRADHLSLGGYARPTSPRLEEYARRGVYFERFYSHASWTRPSIATLLTSLHSRSHGVVDTGRGLARDLETMPEILKDAGYGTYAFVASPQIHPELGFAQGFDEFFPLFRAAPGGVDVLPQDLAASVPDAEVLAKVLAELPRMEKTPYFAYVHLLDPHGPYEPAAADREAFTDPDYSGRISGRIEDFAKVSRLAAKPAELAQFVGLYDGEVRGTDRALGEFFDALDRAGRLADTHVLVTADHGEEFLEHGGTGHGRKLFEESIHIPLLWLGPELPRGRRVPEVGGLVDILPTLLDVLGIPSSGLDLDGESLRSLWTTDSPPGTRAVLLEEFTGSSERVHGRDMPFVGRGLIQGRQKLLTGPVRLDQR